ACTATATATGCACGGTCGAAGCCAATGCAAGTGTCAGCCCCGCCGGTTAGCTAGCTCTGCGTGATCGACTGTCCTCGCGCACACGACACAATTAACAACGTACGCTACCTTCTCCTCTGCGTCTGCCGGCACGTTCTCAACTTCTGATCATCGGCTGACCGAGGCCTTAAGGGTAGCTCTGATGAACTCCGACGACTGGGGTCTTGGGGCGGTGGTGCGCAGCTGCTTCGGCGTCGTCGTCCCCGGTTTGGAATTGGAGCAGCCGTCGCCTCCACCGGTGGCTGATACTCGGGAATCCGTTGTCGTCGAGCGTGTGCAGGCTGCTCCGGCGTGCTCGTCGTCGCTATACGACGTGCTGGAGTACTTGGACCTGGAGCACGAGCGGCTGCTGCCTCGGGCGCCGTTCTCCATCACGCCGTCGTCGTCCGGCCACGAGCTGGCGCGCGAGCGCGACGACGTCTTCATCTCCTTCCCTGCCACCACGACGTCCGGTCAGGCGAGGAAGCAAGCCAGCCGGAAACCGGGCGGCCGTGCTCCCAGGCGGCCAAAGAGAAGGTACTAAGTAATTCTTACTGTAAGTTTGAAGCAACTACTTTGCCCCTGCAAGATCGATAAAGTGATAATTGACAAGTACGTGCTTGATTACGCAGCAAGAGCAAGAAGAGCCAGGTGAAGAGAGTTGTGCGCGAGGTGCCgggtggcgacggcggcgtctgcgACCCCGACGACCAGTGGGCGTGGCGCAAGTACGGACAGAAACCCATCAAGGGCTCGCCCTACCCACGGTAATCATATGCTCCAAGCTAGCCTCTAACCACAATAACCAGCCGACACGACAGTGAGACTGAAATAATCTGTTCGTGCAGAGGGTACTACAAGTGCAGCAGTCTGAAGGCGTGCACGGCGCGGAAGCTGGTAGAGCGCAGCCCGGCCAAGCCCGGCGTGCTCGTCATCACCTACATCGCCGACCACTGCCACGCCGTTCCCACGTACATCAACACGCCCCCCGGCACCGCGCGAAATGCGCTACAATCGCCGCCCAGGTCCGAGTCCGACGAAGCGATCAGCAGGCGCGAGGACGACAATGACAGCGCTGACGTCTCGTCCTCCGTCGCTGCCGCGGATGACGAGTCCGAGCTCTGGGCGCCTGTGGACATGGACATGGGTCTAGATGATTTTTTTGGCGCATTCGACCACGATTTTGACAATTTCTttgatgaaggcgatgatgacgtTTTCGGGCGATCGGTTTGGCTCTAGTTTGGGAGGGAGACATGTTTAATAGCACCACATAGGAATGCAAGTTCTCGGCAGATTTTAGATCATTATGGCTCGAGATATCAATTGGCTACAGATTTGCAGATACATTGCACGTTCATGGCCAAAGATAGAGTTTTATGAAAGAATTTCATgatatgaacaatttgaatttaggACTTAAATTCAAAAGTGAAAAGCCTATTGTTACCCCTGATGAAATAAATATGTTGCCCAACCCTTTCATTAGTTCAAACTCTTAATTGAGATGGTTAGTGCATCAATTCAATAAGTTATCGGAACCAAGAGGTCTGAAGTATAAAAACCTCCTCATGTAGTACTAAAAACATTACATGGCCTACATCGTACCTACATTTAAGGGGTAAAATGGCCTAGACAGGTTGACTTTTTTTTAACAAAGTCAAAATATTTGCCTTATCCATTAACTAAGAAGAAATTGCCTAGTTTTTAGAGTAAAACTGGGTAAAAACTGATACAAACAGGGAGGcaccacaacaaaacacaaaacagggCCACCCACTCGTCGACAACACATCGAAGACTAGCAAAAAGAGGCCAACCACACAGACACAAGCAACGGTGACCAGCTCCACCAAACTAGCTGACCTCCAACCAGTGCCGAAGACAAGAAGCCGCATCTACTATGGAAGGAGCAGATCCGGAACGCTCCCACAAAGATGAAGAATCCTGTATCCACAAGACATGCTCTAGAAGTGGTGCTCGACACACAGTTGAGTTGATGAGTGCATCAATTCAATAACCCCGAAGGATCCATCCCTAGGCTCCATACAAAGCAACTCTCGCCTACCTAGTATGTGTCAAAGTAGACGCGTACCTGTAATTATGTTATTGTATTGTTCGTGTGCCtaaatttcttacataaagatgtACAAAGGTGGTACTTGGAGTACAGGGCAAGATGCTTATATCCTAGTCTATCTCGTATACCTACTGTAACAATAAATTTTCTTGCGTAGCGTTACTCGCCGACTGTTGCTCACGCGGCCGATATTGCCATCATAAGCGCCTTCCTTCCTTCTAGTCCCCGCTTTCTTCCTCTTCTGTGCAGCCATGGGAAGCCTCACGGGTGGAGCTCGAGAGATGATGTTGTCTACATACTAAATCAAAGAGAGATGGTGGACCGAGGGGAACTGGTATGGGGTAGCCGTATCCGGTCCCTATAGGGCTCCGGCGAGCCTGATGGCTGTGAAATTGGTAGTCCAATTAAGGTAAGTAACTTCCAGATTTTGGTGACGCGTGGCTATTTTTTTACAACTACTAGGCGTTTGCTTGAAATCTTGTTTCCATG
This Lolium perenne isolate Kyuss_39 chromosome 1, Kyuss_2.0, whole genome shotgun sequence DNA region includes the following protein-coding sequences:
- the LOC127327755 gene encoding WRKY transcription factor 22-like — its product is MNSDDWGLGAVVRSCFGVVVPGLELEQPSPPPVADTRESVVVERVQAAPACSSSLYDVLEYLDLEHERLLPRAPFSITPSSSGHELARERDDVFISFPATTTSGQARKQASRKPGGRAPRRKSKKSQVKRVVREVPGGDGGVCDPDDQWAWRKYGQKPIKGSPYPRGYYKCSSLKACTARKLVERSPAKPGVLVITYIADHCHAVPTYINTPPGTARNALQSPPSADVSSSVAAADDESELWAPVDMDMGLDDFFGAFDHDFDNFFDEGDDDVFGRSVWL